A DNA window from Streptococcus mutans contains the following coding sequences:
- a CDS encoding PTS mannose/fructose/sorbose/N-acetylgalactosamine transporter subunit IIC has translation MTISWFQAALLGLFACLSSMPGLGGTTIGNYTLGRPLVGGLVCGLILGDIKTGIVCGVAMQLVYIALVTPGGTVSADVRAVSYIGIPLAMVAIHSQGLSATSSDAANLAKSMGTLVGTIGTVLFYGTATMNLVWQHIGWQAVEKREFKRLYVVDWGLPWISHIIFSFIPTLIMCKLGADAVTALKNALPMDGIPMKTLFTVGSLLPCVGIAILLKQIVEKAVDFIPFFVGFTLAASLGLNLVSCAVISLIFAVLFYELETIKNMRATASAEASDFDDDDEEDI, from the coding sequence ATGACAATTTCTTGGTTTCAAGCAGCCTTGCTAGGATTGTTTGCCTGTTTGTCTTCAATGCCTGGTCTTGGCGGTACAACAATTGGTAACTATACTTTGGGACGCCCTTTAGTCGGCGGCTTGGTTTGTGGACTTATCCTAGGAGACATTAAGACAGGTATTGTTTGCGGTGTTGCTATGCAACTTGTTTACATCGCTCTTGTAACACCCGGTGGTACTGTTTCTGCTGATGTGCGTGCAGTATCTTATATCGGTATTCCATTAGCAATGGTTGCGATTCATTCTCAAGGTTTATCAGCAACTTCATCAGATGCAGCCAACCTTGCTAAATCAATGGGAACCCTTGTAGGTACTATTGGTACAGTGCTTTTCTATGGTACTGCAACAATGAATCTTGTTTGGCAACACATTGGATGGCAAGCTGTTGAAAAAAGAGAATTCAAGAGACTCTATGTTGTAGACTGGGGACTTCCATGGATCTCGCATATCATCTTTTCATTCATTCCTACATTGATTATGTGTAAATTAGGTGCAGATGCCGTTACTGCCCTTAAGAATGCCCTTCCAATGGATGGTATTCCAATGAAGACTCTCTTTACGGTGGGTTCACTTCTTCCATGTGTAGGGATTGCTATTTTATTAAAACAAATTGTTGAAAAAGCAGTTGACTTTATTCCATTCTTTGTTGGTTTCACTTTGGCAGCTTCACTTGGTTTAAACTTAGTATCATGTGCAGTCATTTCTTTAATTTTTGCAGTACTGTTCTATGAACTTGAAACAATAAAGAATATGAGAGCAACGGCTTCGGCTGAAGCTTCAGATTTCGATGACGATGATGAGGAGGATATTTAA
- a CDS encoding PTS system mannose/fructose/sorbose family transporter subunit IID, which produces MAQKKISKKTLTKSFHHWYYGNLTCFSQEHMQTFGYLTSMLPIVEELYDNKDDQARSMQTYTAFFNTEPQLGSLVVGITAGLEEARSNGADGVDDETINGLRAGLMGPIAGIGDSLVVGTLIPIILGIALGLSTDGSPIGAIFYIIVWNLLAYFGMRFAYFKGYELGDKAVEVLVGTQGQAIRKAVAIVGGMVVGAVAATWVPIKTALELKNSSGKAFLVLQKQLDGVYPGLLTALFTVFCWWLMAKKNMSPIKVMLLLVVIAFVGVITGFFDPGLKY; this is translated from the coding sequence ATGGCTCAAAAGAAAATTTCAAAGAAAACTTTAACGAAATCTTTCCATCATTGGTATTATGGTAATTTGACATGTTTTTCACAAGAACATATGCAAACATTTGGTTATTTGACTTCCATGTTACCAATTGTAGAAGAACTTTATGATAATAAAGATGATCAAGCACGTTCTATGCAAACTTATACAGCTTTCTTTAATACAGAACCACAGTTAGGTTCACTGGTAGTTGGTATTACAGCAGGTCTTGAAGAAGCGCGTTCTAATGGTGCTGATGGTGTAGATGATGAAACAATTAATGGCTTGCGTGCAGGTCTTATGGGACCAATTGCAGGTATTGGTGATTCACTTGTAGTTGGTACTTTAATTCCAATTATTTTGGGAATTGCTCTTGGACTTTCTACTGATGGCTCACCAATTGGTGCCATCTTCTATATCATTGTTTGGAACTTATTGGCCTACTTTGGTATGAGATTTGCCTATTTCAAAGGTTATGAACTTGGTGATAAAGCAGTTGAAGTCTTAGTTGGAACACAAGGACAAGCCATTCGTAAAGCCGTTGCTATTGTCGGTGGTATGGTTGTTGGGGCTGTTGCAGCTACTTGGGTGCCTATCAAAACTGCTCTGGAACTTAAAAATTCTTCTGGGAAGGCTTTCTTGGTTTTACAAAAACAACTTGATGGTGTTTATCCAGGACTTTTAACCGCTCTATTTACCGTCTTTTGTTGGTGGTTAATGGCTAAGAAAAATATGTCTCCAATTAAAGTTATGCTTCTTTTAGTTGTTATTGCTTTTGTTGGTGTTATTACAGGATTCTTTGATCCAGGCTTGAAATACTAA
- the groES gene encoding co-chaperone GroES, producing the protein MLKPLGDRVVVQLKEEKEQTVGGFVLAGASQEKTKKAQVVAVGEGVRTLTGELVASSLAQGDTILIENHVGTPVKDDGKDCLIIREADVLAVVND; encoded by the coding sequence ATGTTAAAACCCTTAGGAGACCGAGTGGTCGTACAGTTGAAAGAAGAAAAGGAACAAACAGTTGGTGGTTTTGTCCTTGCTGGTGCTAGTCAAGAAAAGACTAAAAAAGCTCAAGTAGTAGCTGTTGGTGAAGGTGTTCGTACTTTAACTGGGGAATTGGTTGCGTCCAGTTTAGCACAAGGCGATACTATTTTAATTGAAAATCATGTAGGAACGCCTGTTAAAGATGATGGTAAAGATTGCCTTATCATTCGTGAAGCAGATGTTTTAGCAGTTGTAAACGATTAA
- the groL gene encoding chaperonin GroEL (60 kDa chaperone family; promotes refolding of misfolded polypeptides especially under stressful conditions; forms two stacked rings of heptamers to form a barrel-shaped 14mer; ends can be capped by GroES; misfolded proteins enter the barrel where they are refolded when GroES binds), producing the protein MAKDIKFSADARSSMVRGVDILADTVKVTLGPKGRNVVLEKSFGSPLITNDGVTIAKEIELEDHFENMGAKLVSEVASKTNDIAGDGTTTATVLTQAIVREGLKNVTAGANPIGIRRGIETAVATAVDELKAIAQPVSGKEAIAQVAAVSSRSEKVGEYVSEAMEKVGNDGVITIEESRGMETELDVVEGMQFDRGYLSQYMVTDNEKMVADLENPYLLITDKKISNIQDVLPLLEEVLKTNRPLLIIADDVDGEALPTLVLNKIRGTFNVVAVKAPGFGDRRKAMLEDIAVLTGGTVITEDLGLELKDTTIDALGQAARVTVDKDSTVIVEGSGGKEAVANRVNLIKSQIETATSDFDREKLQERLAKLSGGVAVIKVGAATETELKEMKLRIEDALNATRAAVEEGIVAGGGTALINVIEKVAALDLTDDAATGRNLVLRALEEPVRQIAKNAGYEGSVIIDKLKNSSAGTGFNAANGEWVDMIDAGIIDPVKVTRSALQNAASVASLILTTEAVVADHPAPEAPAAAPAMDPSMMGGMM; encoded by the coding sequence ATGGCAAAAGATATTAAATTTTCAGCAGATGCAAGAAGCAGTATGGTGCGTGGTGTTGATATTTTAGCAGATACAGTTAAGGTAACCTTAGGCCCTAAAGGACGCAATGTTGTTCTTGAAAAGTCGTTTGGTTCACCGCTCATTACTAATGATGGTGTGACCATCGCTAAGGAAATTGAATTAGAAGATCACTTTGAAAATATGGGAGCTAAACTAGTTTCAGAAGTTGCTTCTAAAACTAATGATATTGCCGGTGATGGGACAACGACAGCGACTGTGTTAACTCAGGCTATTGTTCGTGAAGGTTTGAAAAATGTGACTGCTGGAGCTAACCCAATCGGTATTCGTCGAGGAATCGAAACAGCAGTTGCAACAGCAGTTGATGAGTTGAAAGCTATTGCACAGCCTGTTTCTGGCAAAGAAGCTATTGCACAGGTTGCAGCCGTTTCATCACGTTCTGAAAAAGTTGGGGAATACGTTTCTGAAGCTATGGAAAAAGTTGGTAACGATGGTGTTATCACTATTGAAGAATCTCGTGGTATGGAAACAGAGCTTGATGTTGTTGAAGGAATGCAATTTGATCGCGGCTACCTTTCTCAATATATGGTAACTGACAATGAAAAAATGGTGGCAGATCTTGAAAATCCTTATTTGTTAATTACAGATAAGAAAATTTCAAATATTCAAGATGTTCTTCCGCTTCTAGAAGAAGTTCTTAAGACAAACCGTCCTCTTTTAATTATTGCGGATGATGTAGATGGTGAAGCTCTCCCAACGCTTGTTTTGAATAAGATTCGTGGTACTTTCAATGTTGTCGCAGTCAAGGCTCCTGGTTTTGGTGATCGTCGCAAGGCTATGCTTGAAGATATTGCTGTTTTAACAGGGGGTACTGTTATTACTGAAGATCTTGGTCTAGAATTGAAAGATACGACTATTGATGCGTTGGGTCAAGCAGCTCGTGTGACTGTTGATAAAGATTCAACTGTTATTGTTGAAGGTTCTGGCGGTAAGGAAGCTGTTGCTAATCGTGTCAATCTCATTAAGTCTCAAATTGAAACAGCAACTTCAGACTTTGATCGTGAAAAATTACAAGAACGTCTGGCTAAATTATCTGGAGGTGTTGCCGTCATCAAAGTTGGCGCAGCAACAGAAACAGAATTGAAAGAAATGAAACTTCGCATTGAAGATGCGCTTAATGCTACTCGAGCAGCTGTAGAAGAAGGAATTGTTGCAGGTGGTGGAACGGCACTTATCAATGTTATTGAAAAAGTAGCAGCACTTGATTTAACAGATGATGCTGCAACAGGTCGCAATCTTGTTCTGCGTGCTCTTGAAGAGCCTGTCCGTCAAATTGCTAAAAATGCTGGTTATGAAGGATCTGTCATTATTGATAAATTGAAGAACAGTTCAGCAGGTACAGGTTTCAATGCTGCTAACGGGGAATGGGTTGACATGATTGATGCTGGTATTATTGATCCTGTCAAGGTAACTCGTTCAGCCCTTCAAAATGCAGCATCTGTAGCTAGTCTCATTTTAACAACAGAAGCCGTTGTGGCGGATCATCCAGCTCCAGAAGCACCAGCAGCAGCTCCCGCTATGGATCCAAGCATGATGGGTGGTATGATGTAA
- a CDS encoding zinc ribbon domain-containing protein, whose product MDRLKEKWQKYFKEAQETVATLVGKLKQQLQDLLKRKPIRTTLIIIGSFFVLFGLWGSIHYSKAATLDRYLKARSASGHTFENIKEYMVWDDTNELITNDEAQYTKFSRLKTSLKKRSLRQKLLSAKASDKLYLKSIGHKFFFFPDYRLAMKPLKLTLKTNIPGLDVLLNGKEIATSDSDNYHVTVAHLPIDNYTFTLDGIHNGKEVEFSKNYDGKHQTVNMNLAFKNFTVKSNLSDGNLYFGKKKISSLSNGQYNVDNYPIMGSKSVYVKKNFSDGTIKSNKQSLKDIADGSTVQLDVPNQLNQDTAQQLLNTAFEKFSVHASNQQDPTDLNTVFEKGSNNDVYKALKESIKQKMMVDSRKPSSFTITSVSLNDLHQTGMKTYTLSYALTYDYYYDEATDQEKKTSGHLLQNITGQIQVKKTETGYTIRKSISGPTVVSEDNQVKSPMPLPEELIGTWETKQDDKTITMTFSEDGTVIKKTDYKDDKKEDTTKTAKVEKTEKTSDGTYRYYYQSGDRAAFTVLDDIGANDQYTYGVKINGSSITTVYWESGDTSGSPKTGISLTKK is encoded by the coding sequence ATGGATAGATTAAAAGAAAAGTGGCAGAAATACTTTAAAGAAGCACAAGAAACAGTGGCTACTCTTGTGGGGAAATTAAAGCAGCAGCTGCAAGATCTTCTTAAGAGAAAACCTATACGTACGACTTTAATTATTATAGGGAGCTTCTTTGTTCTTTTTGGATTATGGGGAAGTATTCATTATTCAAAAGCAGCTACCCTTGATCGTTATTTAAAGGCTAGAAGTGCTTCTGGTCATACTTTTGAAAATATTAAAGAGTATATGGTTTGGGATGATACGAATGAATTGATAACCAACGATGAGGCTCAATATACAAAGTTTTCACGTCTGAAGACAAGTTTAAAAAAACGCAGTCTCCGACAGAAACTATTATCAGCAAAAGCTTCGGATAAACTCTATCTCAAAAGTATTGGCCATAAATTTTTCTTTTTTCCTGATTATCGTCTTGCCATGAAACCATTGAAATTAACATTAAAGACGAATATTCCAGGCTTAGATGTTCTTTTAAATGGTAAAGAAATTGCTACTAGTGATTCAGATAATTATCATGTTACGGTTGCGCACCTACCTATAGATAATTATACCTTTACTCTTGATGGTATCCATAATGGTAAAGAGGTGGAATTTAGTAAAAATTATGATGGTAAACATCAGACGGTTAATATGAACTTAGCCTTCAAAAACTTTACAGTTAAGAGCAATTTATCTGATGGAAATCTTTATTTTGGTAAAAAGAAAATTTCTTCCCTCTCAAATGGACAATATAATGTTGATAATTATCCTATTATGGGAAGCAAATCGGTTTATGTTAAGAAAAATTTTTCAGATGGGACAATCAAGTCTAACAAGCAATCTCTAAAGGATATTGCAGACGGCAGCACAGTTCAGCTTGATGTTCCTAATCAGTTGAATCAGGATACAGCTCAGCAACTATTAAATACTGCTTTTGAAAAATTTTCTGTTCATGCTAGTAATCAACAAGACCCAACAGATTTAAACACGGTTTTTGAAAAGGGTTCTAATAATGATGTTTACAAGGCTTTAAAAGAGAGTATCAAGCAAAAAATGATGGTAGATAGTCGTAAGCCATCTAGCTTTACCATTACTTCGGTCAGTCTCAATGACTTACATCAAACAGGTATGAAAACTTATACTTTATCTTATGCTCTCACTTATGATTATTACTACGATGAAGCGACTGATCAAGAAAAGAAAACGTCAGGTCATTTATTACAAAATATTACGGGACAGATTCAAGTTAAAAAAACAGAGACTGGCTATACCATTCGTAAATCTATTAGTGGTCCGACAGTTGTCAGTGAAGACAATCAGGTGAAAAGTCCGATGCCATTACCAGAAGAATTAATAGGAACTTGGGAAACGAAGCAGGATGATAAGACCATTACCATGACCTTCTCAGAAGATGGTACAGTAATCAAAAAAACGGATTACAAGGATGATAAAAAGGAAGATACGACTAAGACAGCAAAAGTTGAAAAAACAGAAAAGACTTCAGATGGTACTTATCGCTATTACTATCAATCAGGAGATCGTGCTGCTTTTACCGTTTTAGATGATATCGGTGCTAATGATCAATACACTTATGGTGTTAAGATTAATGGCTCCAGTATAACGACTGTCTATTGGGAATCAGGCGATACTAGTGGCAGTCCTAAAACAGGCATTAGCTTAACTAAGAAATAA
- a CDS encoding RluA family pseudouridine synthase, translated as MTFTVKIINPYPIGTVKELLEEHFLIPRKIRHFLRIKKNVTVNSQAVNWQSLVRRGDIIQLNFDNTDYPIKKIPMGNKTLIDCLYQDEHLIIVNKIEGMKTHANDPNEIALLNHVSAYVGQTCYVVHRLDMKTSGTVMFAKNPFILPILNRLLENKSIKREYWALAQGQFSERAIIYREPIGRDRHDRRKRVVDHKHGQTAITQVSLLKHFPNNTSLIKCQLQTGRTHQIRVHLAYHDHAIVGDPLYSQQTAGRLMLHAHQLTFTHPLTLEKIKVEAPSATFEKGLPK; from the coding sequence ATGACTTTTACTGTAAAAATTATAAACCCATATCCTATAGGGACTGTCAAGGAACTATTAGAAGAGCATTTTTTAATCCCAAGAAAGATTAGGCACTTTCTAAGAATAAAAAAGAATGTCACAGTTAATAGTCAAGCCGTCAATTGGCAAAGTCTTGTCAGGCGGGGAGATATTATCCAGCTGAACTTTGATAACACAGACTATCCTATCAAGAAAATTCCTATGGGAAACAAGACTTTAATAGACTGTCTCTACCAAGATGAACATCTTATTATTGTCAATAAAATAGAAGGCATGAAAACACATGCTAATGACCCCAATGAAATCGCACTTCTCAATCATGTTTCTGCTTATGTCGGACAGACCTGCTATGTTGTTCATCGACTTGATATGAAAACCAGCGGTACTGTCATGTTTGCTAAGAATCCATTTATCCTGCCGATCCTTAATCGTCTTTTAGAAAATAAGTCTATCAAACGCGAATACTGGGCTTTAGCACAAGGTCAATTTTCTGAACGTGCAATTATTTATAGAGAGCCAATTGGACGCGATCGTCATGATCGACGTAAACGAGTTGTGGATCATAAGCATGGCCAGACAGCTATCACTCAGGTTTCACTCTTAAAGCATTTTCCCAATAATACCAGCCTGATCAAATGCCAACTTCAAACAGGACGAACCCACCAAATCCGTGTCCATCTAGCCTATCATGATCATGCCATTGTTGGCGATCCCCTATACAGTCAGCAAACAGCTGGTAGACTCATGCTGCATGCTCACCAGTTAACCTTTACTCATCCTCTTACACTTGAAAAAATTAAGGTTGAAGCTCCATCTGCAACATTTGAAAAGGGACTTCCTAAATAG